In a genomic window of Ipomoea triloba cultivar NCNSP0323 chromosome 3, ASM357664v1:
- the LOC116013174 gene encoding putative glucose-6-phosphate 1-epimerase translates to MAPSILREPICKAHSSSSNTSSITLAPLPKKNGVEFAVYLYGAHVTSWKNEHGGEMLFVSSKAIFKPPTAIRGGIPICFPQFSNLGPLEQHGFARNKHWTVEKDPPPLPSESTAFIDLILKPSEDDFKIWPHRYEFRLRVTLGPDGELLLTSRIRNINTDGKPFTFTFAYRNYLSVSDIGEIRIEGLETLHYLDNLQNREQFTEQGAITFEEEVDKTYLGTPRKIAIIDHEKKMTFVIRKDGLPDAVVWNPWDKKAKAMADFGDDEYKRMLCVEADAVEKGVTLKPGEEWKGKQKLCVVPSSYCSGQLDPQKVLHGS, encoded by the exons ATGGCGCCTAGTATTTTAAGGGAACCCATCTGTAAAGCGCATTCATCGTCGTCGAACACCTCATCTATTACTTTAGCGCCATTACCGAAGAAAAATGGCGTTGAGTTTGCC GTGTATTTGTATGGGGCCCATGTAACTTCATGGAAGAATGAACATGGAGGAGAAATGCTCTTTGTCAGTAGTAAG GCCATTTTCAAGCCTCCAACAGCAATTCGTGGAGGTATCCCTATATGCTTTCCTCAG TTCTCAAACCTTGGACCTCTTGAGCAACATGGATTTGCTAGAAACAAGCATTGGACTGTTGAAAAGGATCCTCCCCCACTTCCATCAGAGTCTACGGCATTTATTGACTTGATACTAAAGCCCTCTGAAGATGACTTCAAAATCTGGCCTCACAG ATATGAATTCCGATTGAGGGTAACATTGGGACCTGATGGAGAACTTCTGCTAACATCTCGAATAAGAAACATCAACACTGATGGAAAGCCCTTCACCTTTACATTTGCGTATCGCAACTACCTCTCTGTTTCAGACATAGG TGAAATTCGTATTGAGGGGCTAGAAACACTGCATTATCTTGATAACTTGCAGAATAGGGAGCAGTTTACTGAACAAGGCGCTATTACTTTTGAAGAAGAA GTGGATAAAACATATCTTGGAACTCCAAGAAAAATTGCAATCATTGATCatgaaaagaaaatgacatTTGTTATTCGTAAGGATGGACTTCCTGATGCAG TGGTGTGGAATCCTTGGGACAAGAAGGCAAAGGCAATGGCCGACTTTGGAGATGATGAATATAAGCGCATGTTGTGTGTGGAAGCTGATGCAGTGGAAAAAGGAGTCACTTTGAAACCCGGTGAGGAGTGGAAAGGAAAGCAGAAACTGTGTGTTGTTCCTTCAAGCTATTGCAGCGGACAGCTTGATCCTCAGAAAGTTCTTCATGGCAGCTGA
- the LOC116013630 gene encoding uncharacterized protein LOC116013630 has protein sequence MGIDRWLLLGKLKKAVKKIRVLLNFDLNKWKLASMLGSASGKRRAISFNGRAAGLRACVEDSDEFNSAETSPVKGGLQRTTSFPMEEDVDKRAEMFIANFYRQLRLERQISLELRYCRVNSFGSPLISPSQ, from the coding sequence ATGGGGATAGACAGGTGGTTGTTGCTGGGAAAGCTTAAGAAAGCCGTGAAGAAAATTAGAGTTCTATTAAACTTTGATCTCAACAAGTGGAAACTAGCGTCGATGTTGGGATCGGCGTCGGGGAAACGGAGGGCAATAAGCTTCAACGGGCGGGCGGCGGGGTTGAGGGCATGCGTGGAAGATTCCGACGAGTTTAACAGTGCGGAGACTTCTCCGGTGAAGGGTGGACTGCAAAGGACTACAAGTTTTCCGATGGAGGAAGATGTGGATAAGAGGGCTGAGATGTTTATAGCTAATTTTTATAGGCAGCTGAGATTGGAAAGGCAAATATCTTTGGAGCTAAGGTATTGTAGGGTTAATAGCTTTGGGTCTCCATTAATATCTCCTTCACAGTGA
- the LOC116012370 gene encoding hydroxyproline O-galactosyltransferase GALT3: MMMKSIRDGRRFIIPCFFFLLFLCIFASINELRFDGRLINFHKCAFSDSNNLPISSAAAVDGGEIRILVGILTLPDQYQKRHFLRLVYGTQKSPAGVKVDVKFVFCNLTKEDQKILVALEIMRHDDIIILNCQENMNNGKTFTFFSSLPEILSGAGGGRPYPPYHYVMKADDDTYVRQENLAASLAPLPKQDLYYGFVIPCSSMDPFKEYMSGMGYLISWDLVEWISESDIPKANLEGPEDKVLGGWLRDGRRGLNRFNAKWSMYNFPDPPSGCTHELWPETVAVHLLKTQEKWIRTLSYFNVTTDLMPSKLYHMQ, encoded by the coding sequence ATGATGATGAAGTCAATTAGAGACGGGCGGCGTTTCATCATCCCCTGCTTTTTCTTCCTTCTTTTCCTATGCATTTTCGCTTCCATCAATGAACTCCGATTCGATGGCCGCCTCATCAACTTTCACAAATGCGCTTTTTCCGATTCCAACAATCTTCCGATTTCGTCGGCCGCCGCCGTCGACGGCGGCGAAATCCGAATTCTGGTCGGGATTTTGACCCTGCCGGACCAGTACCAGAAGCGCCACTTTCTCCGGCTAGTATACGGCACCCAAAAATCTCCGGCGGGGGTGAAGGTGGACGTGAAATTCGTGTTCTGTAACCTCACCAAGGAGGACCAAAAGATCCTAGTGGCACTTGAAATAATGCGCCACGATGACATCATCATCCTAAATTGCCAAGAGAACATGAACAACGGCAAGACCTTCACGTTCTTCTCCAGCTTGCCGGAGATTCTCTCCGGCGCCGGCGGCGGGCGGCCGTACCCGCCGTACCATTACGTCATGAAGGCCGACGACGACACGTACGTGAGACAGGAAAATCTAGCGGCCTCTCTAGCGCCATTGCCCAAACAAGATCTGTACTACGGCTTCGTGATCCCGTGCTCTAGCATGGACCCTTTTAAGGAGTATATGTCCGGGATGGGATATCTAATCTCCTGGGATTTGGTGGAGTGGATTAGCGAGTCCGATATTCCTAAAGCGAATTTGGAAGGTCCCGAGGATAAGGTTTTGGGTGGGTGGCTCCGCGACGGCCGGAGGGGACTTAACCGGTTCAACGCCAAATGGTCGATGTATAACTTCCCGGACCCGCCGAGCGGCTGTACGCACGAGCTCTGGCCGGAGACCGTGGCGGTTCATCTGCTCAAGACTCAAGAGAAGTGGATTCGGACGTTGAGTTATTTTAATGTCACCACAGATTTGATGCCATCTAAGCTGTATCATATGCAATAG
- the LOC116013629 gene encoding 60S ribosomal protein L15 has product MGAYTYVSELWRKKQSDVMRFLLRVRCWEYRQLPSIVRVTRPTRPDKARRLGYKAKQGYVIYRVRVRRGGRKRPVPKGIVYGKPTNQGVTQLKFQRSKRSVAEERAGRKLGGLRVLNSYWINEDSTYKYFEVILVDTAHAAIRNDPRINWLCNPVHKHRELRGLTSAGKKYRGLRGRGHLHHKARPSRRATWKRNQTLSLRRYR; this is encoded by the exons ATGG GTGCATACACATATGTTTCGGAGCTATGGAGGAAGAAGCAATCGGATGTTATGAGGTTCCTGCTGAGGGTGAGGTGCTGGGAGTATCGCCAGCTTCCTTCCATAGTTCGCGTCACCAGGCCCACTCGTCCCGACAAGGCTCGTCGCCTCGGCTACAAGGCTAAGCAG GGTTATGTCATATACAGAGTGCGTGTGAGACGTGGGGGTAGGAAGCGTCCTGTTCCAAAGGGTATTGTTTATGGCAAACCCACAAACCAAGGTGTGACTCAGCTGAAGTTTCAGCGCAGCAAACGCTCAGTAGCAGAGGAGCGTGCGGGCAGGAAGCTCGGTGGCCTCAGGGTTTTGAACTCTTACTGGATTAACGAG GATTCCACCTACAAGTACTTCGAGGTAATATTGGTTGATACTGCTCACGCTGCAATCCGTAATGACCCTAGGATCAATTGGCTTTGCAATCCTGTACACAAGCACAGGGAGCTTCGCGGGCTGACCTCAGCCGGGAAGAAGTACAGGGGTCTCCGAGGAAGGGGACACTTGCACCACAAAGCCCGCCCTTCGAGAAGGGCCACCTGGAAGAGGAACCAAACACTCTCCCTGCGTCGCTACCGGTAA
- the LOC116013176 gene encoding uncharacterized protein LOC116013176 produces the protein MAQTPPVPVAQPPELDDSPPLETNEWAFEEPEIESDVEDEPDAADDRPRVKIPKELRREPCREWQLALIIKYLGKNINFNVLNQRLPNIWGLQGHLHLIDIGYGFFVARFDNKTDYLHVLLDGPWKIFDNYLVAQRWQPEFKPKTAKISKMAVWVRLPDLHVEYFREDVVKLILMNVGKPLKLGRLTTSVAKGRFARAAVEIDVDKPLVSEIWVRNSIQTVEYEGLHVVCFGCGVVGHREQACPVNNPKAPETSDMDLNEANGPNAEPQQTATTPSSSEGTTQRSRKYGTWMLVTIKPKKVDQTNYNHQKKFYANVHKFALPTRGNQFEALGILKTRMCLLQPHRGRTNQLRSPARDPKGSKNKATRGKGRGPSRGGSNGVADGPNFMASSAKLERPGVFQFGSTSREATTNDQVPPNQSGEGTSSRFTPGESGGQTSPSALSSQ, from the exons ATGGCGCAAACGCCGCCGGTCCCGGTGGCTCAACCGCCGGAAT TGGATGACTCTCCACCCCTAGAGACAAACGAATGGGCTTTTGAGGAGCCGGAGATTGAATCTGACGTGGAGGACGAGCCAGATGCCGCTGATGATAGACCAAGAGTCAAGATCCCGAAGGAACTTCGCAGGGAACCCTGTCGTGAGTGGCAACTCGCTTTGATTATTAAGTACTTAGGGAAGAACATTAACTTTAATGTTTTAAACCAAAGGCTCCCCAATATCTGGGGATTGCAAGGGCATCTCCACCTTATAGATATTGGGTACGGGTTCTTCGTCGCTCGGTTTGATAACAAGACGGATTACTTGCATGTGTTGCTTGACGGGCCATGGAAAATATTTGACAATTACTTGGTTGCCCAAAGGTGGCAGCCGGAATTCAAGCCAAAAACCGCAAAAATATCCAAgatggctgtttgggttagactCCCGGATCTGCATGTTGAGTATTTTAGAGAAGATGTGGTTAAACTCATTCTCATGAATGTGGGTAAGCCCCTCAAACTCGGTCGCTTGACGACCTCGGTGGCCAAGGGCAGATTCGCGAGAGCAGCTGTGGAAATTGACGTTGACAAACCTCTTGTTTCGGAGATTTGGGTGAGGAACTCCATTCAGACTGTTGAGTACGAAGGGCTGCACGTAGTTTGTTTTGGGTGTGGAGTGGTTGGTCACAGAGAACAGGCGTGCCCCGTCAACAACCCCAAAGCACCGGAAACTTCTGACATGGACTTGAATGAGGCAAACGGTCCCAACGCTGAGCCTCAACAAACTGCCACGACACCATCGTCTTCTGAAGGCACCACCCAGAGGAGTCGGAAGTACGGCACTTGGATGTTGGTCACCATAAAACCAAAAAAGGTTGATCAGACTAACTACAATCATCAGAAGAAGTTTTATGCGAATGTTCATAAATTTGCTTTGCCCACCCGTGGTAACCAGTTCGAGGCCCTGGGAATACTCAAAACCCGGATGTGCCTGTTACAACCTCATCGAGGAAGAACAAATCAGCTACGGTCTCCGGCGAGAGACCCCAAG GGTAGTAAAAATAAGGCCACAAGGGGTAAAGGGAGAGGCCCTAGTAGGGGTGGCTCTAATGGTGTTGCTGATGGCCCTAACTTCATGGCTTCGAGTGCGAAACTTGAACGCCCTGGAGTTTTTCAGTTTGGTAGTACCTCCCGTGAGGCTACTACGAATGACCAGGTGCCCCCGAACCAGTCGGGTGAGGGCACATCTTCACGTTTCACGCCCGGGGAGAGCGGTGGCCAAACCTCCCCTTCGGCTTTGAGTTCCCAATGA